The segment ACCAATACCGCGGCCTATCAGTCGGCCGTAGTGCCGGTGGACAAGATCATCGCCTCGGTGCCAGAAATCTCCAAAGTGGCCAATGTCAAGGGCGAACAGGTGTTCCAGATCGGCTCGGAGAGCTTCAATAACGAACGCCTGCTCAAGCTTGGCAAGCGCGTTTCCGCGCTGCTGAAGCAGCCAGACGTGGACGGCGTCGTGATCACCCACGGCACGGACACCATCGAGGAAACTGCCTACTTTCTCAACCTCACGATGAAGAGCGAAAAGCCGGTGGTGGTGGTTGGCTCGATGCGTCCCGGCACGGCGCTGGGTGCCGATGGCGCGCTCAATTTGTACGATGCCGTGCTGGTAGCTTCGAGCCCCGAGGCGAGAGGCAAGGGTACGCTGGTGGTGCTGAACGACGAAATCCACACCGGTCGCGACGTCACCAAAGCCAACACATTCAAGGTCGAGACATTTCATTCCCCGTTCGGACCACTGGGTTACGTGGTCGAGGGCCGTAGCTTGTTCTTCCGCCTGCCCGCGCGCCCACATACCGTGCAGACCGAATGGGACATCGACAAGATCGACAAGCTGCCCGAGGTCGCGGTGGTATATGCCTATGGCAACGTCAACCCCGCAAGTGTAGAGGCGGCAGTCAGGCACGGCGCAAAGGCGATCGTCTATGCCGCCACCGGCAACGGCAGCGTGGGCGACTACATGGTCGAGCCGCTCAAGGCCGCTCGCGCAAAGGGGGTCCAGATCGTGCGCGCGTCGCGCACCGGCGGTGGCGTGGTGGTCCGCAACGCAGAGCAACCTGATGACAAGTACGGCTGGCTCGTGACTGATGACCAGATCGCGCAAAAGGCCCGCATCCTAATGGCTCTGGCGCTGACCAGTACCAGCGACGACAAGGAACTGCAGAAAATCTTCTGGAAGTACTGAGATTGCCGCTGTCGCCATGCTTGCCCGCGCAGCGGGCAAGCATATTCGCATGATACAGGCGCGGGACCCGGCAATCGACAGGCCAGGCTACGACCGCACGCCCCATCCCCCAATTTCCGCGGGCTTGCCGGCCGCCATCAACTTCGGCCCGGCTGCGTGGCTGAGAAAGGTCCAGAGTTCATCGACCAGCGGCTTTGACGAGGCTGCCGAGCGGTATAGCCGAATGTCCAGGCTCGTCGCCCAGGCAGCGGGCCCCGCCACCACCAGCGTGCCAGCATTCAATTCGTCGGCGACGCAGCTTTCGGGAAGCCAGCCAACGCCATGTCCCGCCACGACCATGGCTTTCAGCGCCTCGGACATATGCGTCTCGAAGCAACGCTGCAGCGCGTATGGCTGCGGTGCATTGAGCAAGATCATCTCGACCACGTTGCCAAGGAACGCACCCGATGAGTACGCCATGAAGGGCAACGGCTTGCCACTGGTTCCAGGCAAGCGGAAGATCGGCTCGCCATGCTCGTCCGGCGCGGAAAACGGCAAGATCCGCTCCACCCCCAGCATCAGGAACGGAAAGCTATTCGGGTCGAGCAGGATTGGCAGATGCTGATGGTGGTATCCCAGCAGGATGTCACAGTCATCGTCCACCAGTTGCTGGACGCCCTCCGGCACGTTTACGGCATGCACGCAGGCGCTCAACACACCAAAGCGATCGTGCAGCGATTTGAGCCAGGTAGGGAAGAAAGTGAATACCAGGGTATGCGCGACTGAAAAGCGAATGACCTTGTCTTTATCGCCCAGCGGCTGGCGGCTGCTGAGCAATGCGCGTGCTGCGTACGCGTCACGCAACAGGTCCGCGGCCAGGCGCCGGAACAGCCAGCCCGCCGTCGTCAGCGTTGCCGGGTGCACGCTCCGGTCTACCAGGCTGATGCCCAGCCATTCTTCGAGCGCCATGATGCGACGGCTGAGCGCCGACTGAGTGATATGGCGGTCGCCTGCGGCACGCGAGAAGCTGCGCGTTTCAGCCAAGCACAGGAAGTCTTCAAGCCACTTGATTTCCATGATGGAACTACTCGACATCGGGTTGGGACGCGCGGTCTATGGCTCATCATACGGCAAGGCATACTCGCGCAAATCGGTGGAACCCCGATAGTCCGATGCTAAATTCGCGGCCCCCTATTCCAAAATCGCAACATCTCTTTGCCGCCCTGGCCAGTCAGCGTAGCGCCCCGCTCGCGCCGGGAACTGCCTTTCCCTGCCGGCATGCGAATCTCGCCGCGCCTGATGACAAATTCGCATGACGTTCGTAAGCCGCCATGGCAATGCATAAGCTTGGCCTCCTCTCATGACGCCCTTTGGCGAGGAGCACACCGATGACCGCCGGACCCTTCAGAACCGAACATGATCTCCTGGGCGATCGCAACGTCCCAGCCGATGCCTACTACGGTGTGCATACCCTGCGCGCAGTGGAGAACTTCCCGATTACCGGCACGCCGATCTCCATCTACCCGGAGCTCATCAAGGCACTGGCCTACATCAAGCAGGCCGCCGCGCTGGCCAACCATGAGCTTGGCCTGCTCGACGATGAGCGCTGCGATGCCATCGTCACGGCGTGTGCCGAACTCGTCGGCGGCAAACTGCATGAGCAATTCGTGGTCGATGTGATCCAGGGCGGCGCCGGGACCTCGACCAACATGAACGCCAACGAAGTCATCGCCAATCGCGCGCTGGAATTGCTGGGGCACGAGAAAGGCCAGTACCAATTCCTACACCCGAACGAGCAGGTCAATATCGGGCAGAGCACCAATGACGTCTATCCGTCCGCACTGAAGATCGCGACGTGGTTCGGCATTCTGGGGCTGGTGGATGCCATGGGCGTGCTGCGCCGCGCCTTCGAACAGAAGGCCGATGAATTCAAGCATGTCCTGAAAATGGGGCGCACCCAGTTGCAGGATGCCGTACCCATGACGCTGGGCCAGGAGTTCAGCACGTATGCCGTGATGCTTGGTGAAGACGAGGAGCGACTGCGCGAAGCCGCCCTGCTGATCTGCGAAATCAACATGGGTGCAACCGCGATCGGCACCGGTATTACCGCGCACCCGGACTACGCGCCGCTGATCCTGAAACGGCTCAGGGAAATCACCGGCATTCCGCTCGTGACGGCCCCTAACCTGATTGAGGCGACCCAAGACTGCGGCGCGTTCGTGCAACTGTCAGGTGTGCTAAAGCGCGTGGCGGTCAAGCTGTCGAAGACCTGCAACGACCTGCGCCTGCTTTCCAGCGGCCCGCGAGCCGGCCTGGGCGAAATCAACCTGCCGCCGATGCAGGCGGGGTCGAGCATCATGCCCGGCAAGGTGAATCCCGTCATCCCCGAAGTGGTCAACCAGATCGCATTCGAGGTGATCGGCAATGACATCACGGTCAGCTTCGCCGCGGAAGCGGGCCAGCTGCAACTCAACGCCTTCGAGCCAATCATCGCGCACAGCCTCTTCAAGAGCGTGAGCCATCTGCGCAACGGCTGCCTGACCCTGGCGGAGCGCTGCGTCAGCGGCATCACCGCCAATGAAGAGCGCCTGCGGGCCACGGTCGAGAACTCCATTGGCATCGTGACCGCCCTGAACCCCTACATCGGCTACGCCAACGCGACAGCAGTCGCTCAGGAGGCTCACACCTCTGGCGGAAGCGTCTATGAAATCGTGCTGCACAAGGGGCTGCTGTCCAAGGACGAGCTTGACCGGATCCTCCGCCCCGAAGTCCTGACACAACCTGCACCGCTGAGCCAGGCCGCACACGCCCGCTGAGCCAAGGAGACGGCTTGCTCCGCACGGCTGCTGCAGCCCGTGCGGAGGCGCCTGCTGCCAAATCGACGGTCAGACCAGGCATCTGTCCGCAATCGCTGGAGACAACGCATCATGAAGGCAAACAAGCTGACCAGCACGATCATGCTCGCCATGGTCCTGGGCATCGCTACCGGCTATCTGTGCAACACCCTCGCGCCCGACCCTGCGAAGGCAAAGGAGATTGCCGGCTATTTCTCTATCGTGACCGACATCTTCCTGCGCATGATCAAAATGATCATCGCACCGCTGGTATTCGGCACGCTGGTGGCGGGTATCGCCGGCATGAAGGACGCCGGTGCCGTGGGACGTATTGGCATCAAGGCACTGGGCTGGTTTATCACAGCCTCGTTCATATCGCTGCTGCTCGGCATGGTCTTCGTGGACCTGCTGCAGCCGGGGCACGCCCTCAACCTGCCGCTCCCGGAAGTGGGCACGGCGACCAACCTCAAGACCTCCTCGCTAAACCTGAAGGACTTCATCACACACGTCTTCCCCAAGAGCGTGTTTGAAGCAATGGCGCAAAACGAGATCCTTCAGATCCTGGTCTTCTCGCTGTTCTTCGGTTTCGCCATCGCGTCGTTCCAGGGCAAGGTCGGACATCACCTGGTGGCGTCGATCGAAGAGCTGGTGACGATCATGCTGCGCGTCACCGACTTTGTCATGCGTTTTGCCCCGCTCGGCGTGTTTGCCGCCGTTGCCGCCGCGATCACGGTGCAGGGTATCGGCGTGCTGTTCACCTACGGCAAGTTCATCGGCGGCTTCTACCTAGGGTTGCTGGTGCTGTGGCTGGTGCTAACCGCGGCGGGCTACCTGTTCCTGGGCGGGCGGGTGTTCACGCTGCTCAAGCTGATCCGTGAGCCGACCATTCTTGCCTTCTCGACCGCCAGCAGCGAGGCGGCTTATCCCAAGACCATGGAACAGATGGAGAAGTTCGGCGTCCCCAACAAGGTAACCGGCTTCGTCCTGCCGCTTGGCTATTCCTTCAACCTCGATGGCTCGATGATGTACCAGGCCTTCGCCGCGCTGTTTATCGCGCAGGCCTACAACATCGAACTAAGCTTGACACAGCAGATCACCATGCTGCTGGTGCTGATGATCACCAGCAAAGGCATTGCCGGTGTGCCGCGGGCTTCCATCGTCGTGGTGGCGGCGACGCTGCCGATGTTCGGCCTGCCCGAAGCCGGCCTGCTGCTGATCCTGGGCATCGATCAGTTCCTCGACATGGGACGCACCGCCACCAATGTCATCGGCAACAGCATCGCTACAGCTGTCGTCGCCAAATGGGAGGGCGAGTTGAGCCCGGCGCAGCAACCTGAGCCGGACGACATCGTGGACGCCCCGGCGCGGCAACCTCACGGCGGCTAGTCGCCGCCCCCCGCGTGCGCCGGCCCGGGCAGGCTGCGCCACGCGGGGCCGCGGGTATTCCCTGACGCTCCCGCATGAAATCTCATAACGATCCGGGCGCCGCAATATGGAATCACCAACTGGTCGCCCCGGGGCGTACATACCTTTTCCTTTCCAATCAACGGCTTGCGCTCTTCGCACAGCCTTCCCGGCAATGGCACGGCGATTGCTAAATCACACTGCCGCAGCATCAACTGATGCAATTCAAAACAAACAAGTGGAGACAACATGAGCGCACGAGAAGCGGGCGATCTCGATCCCGTCGAGACCGCCGAGTGGCTGGAATCCTTGCAAGCGGTAACGCAGCACCGCGGCACAGAACGAGCCAACCAACTGGTCAATGCGCTGGTCGATGAAGCGCGGCGCGACGGCCTCTATGTGCCGCGCTCGCTGACCACGGGCTACCGCAACACCATCGCCCCGGAGGACCAAGCGCAATCGACCGGAGACCGGGCCATCGAGCATCGCCTGCGCTCGATCATTCGCTGGAACGCCATGGCGATCATCCTGCGCGCTAACAAGGAATCGTCGGAGCTTGGCGGGCACATTGCCAGCTTCCAGTCTGCCGCCACGCTCTACGACATCGGTTTCGGCCACTTCTGGCACGCCCCCACGGAAGACCATGGCGGCGACCTGTTGTACATCCAGGGTCACAGCGCGCCGGGCATCTACGCACGCGCCTTTGTCGAGGGGCGGCTCACGGAACAGCAATTGTTGGGTTACCGGCAAGAGACCGGTGGCACCGGCCTGTCGTCCTACCCGCACCCGTGGTTGATGCCGGACTTCTGGCAATTCCCCACCGTGTCGATGGGCCTGGGGCCGCTGATGTCGATCTATCAGGCGCGCTTCCTCAAGTACCTGCAAGGCCGCGGCCTGGCGGACACCGCACCGCGCAAGGTCTGGGCCTTCATGGGCGACGGCGAGATGGATGAACCAGAATCGCTGGGCGCGATCTCGCTCGCGGGCCGCGAAAGGCTGGACAACCTGATCTTCGTCATCAACTGCAACCTGCAACGCCTGGACGGTCCCGTGCGCGGCAACGGCAAGATCATCCAGGAGTTGGAATCCGTCTTTCGCGGCGCCGGCTGGAATGTGATCAAGGTGGTCTGGGGCGGCGGCTGGGACAAGCTGCTGGCCAAGGACAAGAACGGCCTGCTGCTGCGGCGCATGGAGGAATGCGTCGACGGCGAGTACCAGGACTTCAAGAGCAAGAGTGGCGCCTATGTACGCGAGCACTTCTTCGGCAAGTACGAAGAACTCAAGGCGCTGGTCGCGGACATGAGCGATGACGAGATCTGGGGCCTGACGCGGGGCGGCCATGATCCGGAGAAGGTGTTCGCGGCCTACGCCGCCGCCATCAGGCACACGGGGGAGCCCACGCTGATCCTGGCCAAGACGGTCAAGGGCTATGGCATGGGCGAATCGGGCGAAGGCCAGATGATTGCCCACCAGGCCAAGAAGATGACCCTGGATGCGTTGCGCGGCTTCCGCGACCGCTTCCAGATTCCGGTCAGCGACGAGCAACTCGCCGACATCCCCTTTATCAAGCTGCCCGAAGACAGCCCCGAGATGCAGTACCTGCACGCGCGCCGCGCGGCGCTGGGCGGCTATCTGCCTGCACGCCGCAGCAAGTCTCATGCGCTGGAGATCCCGCCGCTGGCCACCTTCCAGCGCCTGCTTGACAGCACCGGAGAGCGCGAGATTTCCACCACCATGGCCTTCGTGCAGATGCTGGGCACCCTGGTGCGCGACAAAGCGATCGGCAAGCACGTAGTCCCCATCGTACCCGACGAGTCGCGCACCTTCGGCATGGAGGGCATGTTCCGCCAGCTCGGCATCTACTCGTCCGTCGGCCAGCTCTACAAGCCGCAGGATGCCGACCAACTTATGTATTACCGGGAGTCCAAGGACGGCCAGGTGCTGCAGGAAGGGATCAACGAGGGCGGCGCGATGTCGAGCTGGATTGTCGCCGCGACGTCGTACAGCACGAGCAACGTGCCGATGATTCCGTTCTACATCTACTACTCGATGTTCGGACTCCAGCGGGTCGGCGACCTGGCCTGGCTGGCGGGCGACATCCGCGCGCGCGGCTTCCTGCTGGGCGGCACGGCGGGACGCACCACGCTCAACGGCGAAGGCCTGCAGCACGAGGATGGTCATAGCCACATCATCGCCGGCACCATCCCCAACTGCGTCTCCTACGATCCCACCTTCGCCTATGAGGTCGTGACCATCGTGCGCGACGGCATGCGCCGGATGTACCAGGACCAGGAGGATGTCTATTACTACATCACCCTGATGAATGAGAACTACCCGCACCCGGGCTTGGCAGAAGCGGGACCCGGCGCCGAGGCGGGCATCCTCAAGGGCCTCTACAAACTCAAGGACGGCGGCAAGGCCGGCAAGGGCGGGTTGCGTGTGCAGCTCATGGGCAGCGGCACCATCCTGCGCGAAGTGATCGCGGCGGCGGACCTTCTGAAGGCGGACTACAACGTCACGGCCGACATCTGGAGCGCCACCAGCTACAACGAACTGCGCCGCGACGGCATGGCCACCGAACGCTGGAACCTGCTGCACCCGACAGAGGCTCGCCGCAAGAGCTGGGTCGAGTCCAGTCTGGAAGGCCACGAGGGGCCCGTGATCGCTTCCACTGACTACATGCGCAACTACGCCGATCAGGTACGCGAATACGTGCATGCGGCCGGACGGCGCTATGTCGTGCTGGGCACCGATGGCTTTGGACGCAGCGACTACCGCACCAAGCTGCGCAGCTTCTTCGAGGTCGATCGCTACCACGTGGCCGTAGCCGCGCTCAAAGCCCTGTGCGACGACGACGCGATCAAGCCAGCGGTAGTGGCCGAAGCCATTGCCAGGTATGGGGTGGACACCGAGCGCGCAGCGCCGTGGACGGTCTGAGACGCCGAGGATTGAGGACTATGAACCAAGCCATTGATATCAAGGTGCCCGACATCGGCGACTTCAAGGACGTACCGGTGATCGAGCTGTTCGTCAAAGTGGGAGACCTGGTCAACCCCGAGGACCCTCTGGTCTCGCTGGAATCCGACAAGGCCACCATGGAAGTGCCGTCTCCGCACGGCGGCGTGGTCAAGCAGATCCACGTCAAGTTGGGTGATGCCGTCAGCGAGGGCAGTCTGCTGATGCAATTCGAGGGCATGGGCGCCGTGGTGCCGGCGGACACCGCCAAGCCCAGCGTGAACGCGCCGCCCTCGCCAGTGAACGCGCCCGCCGGGCTGGCCGAAATACGCATCCCCGACATCGGCGACTTCAAGGACGTTCCGGTGATCGAGATCCTCGTCAAGGTGGGCGACACCGTGAAGGCAGAGGACCCACTGGTCTCGCTGGAGTCCGACAAGGCCACCATGGACGTGCCCGCGCCCCTGAGCGGCGTAGTCAGGGAGATCCGCGTCAAGGTGGGAGACACCGTCAGCGAAGGCAGCATCATCATGGCGCTTGCCACCGACGATGCCCTCGCGACGGCCACGGCCCCCGCCGCACCGGCACTGCTTGCCGCGCCGGCACCGGCGGCACCTGCGCCTACCTCCCCGTCCGGCGTCGACGAAGCCGCCTTCCGGCTGGCTTACGCCGGGCCGGCGGTACGCAAGCTCGCCCGCGAGTCCGGCGTCGACCTGGGCAAGGTGCGCGGCAGCGGCGCGCATGGCCGCATCCTGCGCGCCGACGTCGAGGCATTCGCCAGCACCGGTGGCCAGACTGCGCCCGTGCCCGCGACCAAGCCCGCCTCCGCGTCCGCCGGCAGCGGTACCGGCCTGGACCTGCTGCCATGGCCCAAGGTTGATTTCGCGAAGTTCGGCCCGGTCGAGCGTAAGGAACTGAGCCGCATCAAGAAGATCTCCGGCGCCAACCTGCATCGCAACTGGGTGGTGATCCCACACGTCACCACACATGACGAGGCGGATATCACGGATCTGGAGCAGTTCCGCGTGCAGATGAACAAGGAGCTGGAGAAGAGCGGCGTCAAGATCAGCATGCTGCCCTTCATGATGAAAGCGGCAGTGGCCGCGCTGAAGGCATTCCCCGAGTTCAACGCAAGTCTGGATGGCGACAGCCTGGTGCTCAAACAGTACTACCACATCGGTTTCGCGGCCGACACGCCCAACGGCCTGATGGTGCCGGTGATCCGCGACGTCGACAAAAAGACCATCCCCGAAATCGCGCGGGAGATGGGCGAACTGGCCAAGCTGGCGCGCGAGGGCAAGCTCAAGCCGGACCAGATGTCGGGCGGCACCTTCACGATCAGTTCGCTCGGCGGCATCGGCGGCCTCCACTTCACGCCCATCATCAATGCTCCCGAGGTAGCCATCATGGGGGTCTGCAAGAGCTTCTGGAAGCAGCACTCCAGCGACGGCAAGACGTGGGCTTCTCGCCTGACGCTGCCGCTGTCCTTGTCGTGGGACCACCGCGTCATCGACGGGGCCGCGGCGGCCCGCTTCAACGTCTATTTTGCCAACCTGCTCGCCGATCTGCGGCGTGTGCTGTTCTGAGGGGCGTGCAGCAATGACCCAACGTGTCGAAGTCAAGGTGCCGGATATCGGCGATTTCAAGGACGTCACGGTAATCGAGGTGATGGTCAGGCCCGGCGAGACCATCGCCGTGGATACCAGCCTGATTGCCGTCGAATCCGACAAGGCCTCGATGGAGATCCCCTCCACGCATGCCGGCGTGGTGAAGGACATCCTGGTCAAGGTCAACGACAAAGTTAGTGAGGACTCAGTGATCCTGGTGGTCGAGGCCGCGGGCGCGGCCACGCCGCCACCCGCCCCCGCTCCAATGACGGAGAAGGCTGCATCAGCCGCGCCGGTGCCCAATGCAGCAAGCTACGGCGGACAAGCTGATCTGGAATGCGAGATGCTGGTGCTGGGCGCCGGCCCCGGCGGCTATTCCGCCGCGTTCCGCAGCGCGGACCTGGGCATGAAAACCGTGCTGGTCGAACGTTACGACACCCTTGGCGGTGTGTGCCTGAACGTCGGCTGCATCCCCTCCAAGGCACTGCTGCACACGGCCGCGGTGATGGACGAGGTGGCGCACCTGCCCGACCACGGCATCCGGTACGGCGTCCCCGAGGTGGATCTCGACAAGCTGCGCGGTTTCAAGGACGGCGTCATCAGGAAGCTCACCGGCGGCCTCGCCGGTATGGCCAAGGCCCGCAAGGTCGACGTCTTGACGGGTGTCGGCAGTTTTCTCGACCCGCACCATCTCGAAGTGCTGGCGGCCGATGGCGGCAAACGCGTCGTCAGGTTCGACAAGGCGATCATCGCCGCCGGCAGCCAGGCTGTAAAGCTGCCCTTCATGCCCGACGATGAGCGTGTGGTCGACTCCACCGGCGCATTGCAGCTGAAGTCGATTCCCAAACGCATGCTGGTGGTGGGCGGCGGCATCATCGGCCTGGAGATGGCCACGGTCTACTCCACGCTGGGCACGCGCATCGATGTGGTGGAAATGCTCGACGGCCTGATGCAGGGTGCCGACCGTGACCTGGTCAAGGTCTGGGAAAAGAAGAACGCGCGCCGCTTCGACCAGGTCATGCTGAAGACCAAAACGGTTGGCGCCAGGGCAACGGCGGCCGGCATTGAGGTCAGTTTCGAGGGCAAGGAAGCGCCGCCGCCGCAGGTCTACGACGTGGTGCTGGTGGCGGTGGGTCGCAGTCCCAACGGCAAGTCCATCGGTGCAGAGAAGGCCGGCGTGGCCATCACCGAGCGTGGCTTCATCGAGGTCGACCGGCAGATGCGGACCAACGTCGCGCATATCCATGCGATCGGCGACATCGTTGGCCAGCCGATGCTGGCGCACAAGGCGGTACACGAAGCGCATGTGGCCGCCGAAGCTGCCCACGGCGAGCCAGCGTTCTTCGATGCGCGCCAGATCCCGTCGGTGGCCTACACCGACCCAGAGGTGGCCTGGGCCGGCAAAACCGAAGAACAGTGCAAGGCCGAAGGCATCCAGTTCAGCAAGGCCGTGTTTCCGTGGGCCGCATCCGGCCGGGCCATCGCCAATGGCCGCGACGAGGGCTTCACCAAGCTGCTGGTCGACGAAACCACGCATCGCGTGATCGGCGGAGGCATCGTTGGCACACATGCCGGTGACCTGATCGGCGAGATCTGCCTGGCCGTGGAGATGGGCTGCGAGCCCGCCGACGTGGGCAAGACCATCCACCCGCACCCCACCTTGGGTGAATCGATTGGCATGGCCGCCGAGGTCTTCGAGGGCCACTGCACCGACCTGCCACCGATGAAGAAGAAATAGGCGACAGGACGCGCGGCGCAACCATTGCGCTGCGCACCCACGCCCCGAAGCACACAAGAACGTCTGGCGCCGGTCCGGCGGCCGGACAGAGCCACAGCGCTACAGAGACAATCATGACCGACAACCTTCGCGAAGCCGCCCTCGACTACCACCGCTACCCCACGCCCGGCAAGATCTCGGTGACACCGACCAAGGCCATGGCCACCCAGCGTGACCTTGCATTGGCCTATTCGCCCGGCGTGGCCGACGCCTGCATGGAAATCGTGCGCGACCCGGCCGAGGCGATGAACCTTACCTCGCGCGCGAACCTGGTCGCCGTGATCACCAACGGCACCGCCGTGCTGGGCCTGGGCAATATCGGGCCCCTCGCCGGCAAGCCGGTGATGGAGGGCAAGGGCTGCCTGTTCAAGAAGTTCGCGGGCATCGACGTGTTCGATATCGAACTGGCGGAGAACGACCCAGATGCGCTGATCGAGACCATCGCGCGCATGGAACCCACGTTCGGCGGCATCAACCTGGAAGACATCAAGGCGCCCGAGTGCTTCTATATCGAGCAGAAGCTGCGCGAGCGCATGAAGATCCCGGTCTTCCATGACGACCAGCACGGCACCGCCATTGTCGCCGCCGCCGCCATCCTCAACGCGCTCAAGCATGTCGGCAAGG is part of the Cupriavidus oxalaticus genome and harbors:
- the lpdA gene encoding dihydrolipoyl dehydrogenase yields the protein MTQRVEVKVPDIGDFKDVTVIEVMVRPGETIAVDTSLIAVESDKASMEIPSTHAGVVKDILVKVNDKVSEDSVILVVEAAGAATPPPAPAPMTEKAASAAPVPNAASYGGQADLECEMLVLGAGPGGYSAAFRSADLGMKTVLVERYDTLGGVCLNVGCIPSKALLHTAAVMDEVAHLPDHGIRYGVPEVDLDKLRGFKDGVIRKLTGGLAGMAKARKVDVLTGVGSFLDPHHLEVLAADGGKRVVRFDKAIIAAGSQAVKLPFMPDDERVVDSTGALQLKSIPKRMLVVGGGIIGLEMATVYSTLGTRIDVVEMLDGLMQGADRDLVKVWEKKNARRFDQVMLKTKTVGARATAAGIEVSFEGKEAPPPQVYDVVLVAVGRSPNGKSIGAEKAGVAITERGFIEVDRQMRTNVAHIHAIGDIVGQPMLAHKAVHEAHVAAEAAHGEPAFFDARQIPSVAYTDPEVAWAGKTEEQCKAEGIQFSKAVFPWAASGRAIANGRDEGFTKLLVDETTHRVIGGGIVGTHAGDLIGEICLAVEMGCEPADVGKTIHPHPTLGESIGMAAEVFEGHCTDLPPMKKK